The Candidatus Deferrimicrobiaceae bacterium genome includes the window GGCGCTCGCCGAGCGGGCGGTGTCCAAGATTCTCCCCGACGGGCTCGAGTTCCCCTACACCATACGGATCGTGTCCGAGGTCCTCGAGTCCAACGGCTCCTCGTCGATGGCCACCGTGTGCGGGGCCTCCCTGGCGCTGATGGACGCGGGGATCCCCACGAAGGGGAACGTCTCCGGCATCGCCATGGGCCTCATCAAGGAGGGAGACCGGATCGCCGTCCTGTCCGACATCCTCGGCGACGAGGACCACCTCGGGGACATGGACTTCAAGGTGGCCGGGACCGCGAAGGGAGTCACGGCGATCCAGATGGACATCAAGATCGGGGGGGTAAGCCGGGAGATCCTGCTGTCGGCTCTCCGCCAGGCCCGCGAGGGGCGTCTCTACATCCTGGACAGGATGAACGCGGCCATCGACAAGCCGCGTCCCGAGCTCTCGCCGTATGCGCCGCGCATCTACGTGATGAACGTGAAGCCCGACAAGATCCGCGAGATCATCGGCCCGGGAGGAAAGGTGATCCGGGGCATCCAGGAGCAGACCGGCGTCAAGATCGACATCGAGGACGACGGGACCGTGAAGATCGCCGCGGTGGACGCGGAGTCCGCGAAGGCGGCCATCTCCATCATCGAGGGGATCCTGCAGACGGCCGAAGTCGGCAAGGCCTACAAGGGGAAGGTGCGGCGGATCATGGAGTTCGGCGCCTTCGTGGAGCTCTTCCCCGGCACCGACGGGCTTCTCCACATCTCCCAGATCAGCAGAAACCGGGTGCGGGCCGTTTCCGACATCTACAAGGAAGGCGACGAGGTCATGGTCCGGGTCCTCGAGATCGACCGGGACGGCAAGATCCGCCTGACCCACAAGGAGTTCGAGAAGGAGGGGGAAAACCCCCACACGGAGAGCGAGGACGCCGCCGCCGGGGACAGGGCGGAAAGGCCGCCGGGGAGGGATCGGGGAGGAGAACGCGGGGAACGCGACCGGGACCGCGGAAGCGGGAGGCGAGGGAGGCGGTAGGTGCAGGCGGGGGGCTCGTTGTCATGACGGTCGCAAAGACGGTCCTGGGCAACGGCGTCACGATCCTGAGCGAGTACATCCCTCATCTCCGGTCCGCCACCGTGGGGGTCTGGGTTTCCGTGGGCTCCCGGGCCGAATCCCCCCCGGACAACGGGATCGGCCACTTCATCGAGCACATGCTGTTCAAGGGGACGGCGCGGCGGCAGGCGCTCGACATTTCCCGGGAGATCGAATCGGTCGGCGGGACCATGAACGCCTACACCGACCGGGAGTTCATCTTCTTTTTCGGAAAGGTCCTGACGAAGGACTTCCCCCTGGTCGCCGACCTCCTTTCCGACATCTACCTCAATTCCCTGTTCGACGGCCAGGAACTCGACCGCGAGAAGGGGGTCGTCCTCCAGGAGATCCTCATGGTCGAGGACAGCCCCGAGGATCTGATGCACGACTTCTTCCACGAATCGTACTGGGGGGGGCACCCGCTTGGGCTCCCGATCCAGGGGACCTCCGGGAGCGTCGCCGCGTTCACCCGGGAGCGCGTCACGGAATATTTCCGCGACCGCTTTTGGCGCCGCGGGGTGATCGTTTCCGTAGTGGGGAACGTGCCGCACGAGCGGGTCGTGGGCGAGTTCGAAAGGGTGATGGGCCTGCTGCGCCTCGGGGAACGCCATGTTCCCGATCCCCCGCCGCTCCCGCAGCGCGGGGTGTTTCTCAAGGAGAGGCCGATCGAGCAGCTCCACCTCTGCCTGGGCGCCCCCGCGGTTTCCCGGGCGAGCGAGGAGAGATATGCGGCACACATCCTCAACGCCATTCTCGGCGGAAGCATGAGCAGCCGGCTCTTCCAGGAGATCCGGGAGAAGCGCGGCCTCGCCTACTCCGTGTTCTCCTCCCTCTCCTCTTACGCCGACACGGGGATCCTGAAGATCTGCGCGGGCACGACCCCCGACAAGGGGCGGGACGTACTGGGGGTGACCGGGGAGATTCTCGCGGATCTCGCGGCGGGGCGGATTCGCGAGGAGGAGATCGTCCTGGCCAAGGAGCTGATCAAGGGAAGCATGCTCCTGAGCATGGAGAGCGCCGAGTTCCGCATGACCCGGCTCGCGGTGCACGAGATGTTCCTCGGACGCCTCGAAGAGCCCGAAGAGGAGATCCGCAAGCTGGACGCGGTGATGCCGGACCGGCTGAGGGATCTCGCGGCGACCATGCTCCTCCGGGAGCGCTTCTCGCTTGCCGCCGTAGGTGACCTGGCGGACGCCGCCTCGCTCTCCTTCTGACGGATGCCGACCGGACTCACGATCCCCGTCCGTTTCGTCCGCGAGGGCAGCCGGGATTTGGTGCCGGCCTATCAGACGAAGGGCGCCTCGGGGATGGATCTTCGGGCCGACGTCGAGGGGGAGGTCACCATCCCCCCCCTGGGCAGAATGCTCATCCCGACCGGGATATCGGTGGCGATCCCCCCCGGGTTCGAGGGACAGGTCCGGCCCCGGAGCGGACTGGCGATGCGCAGCGGCCTCACCTGCCTGAATTCGCCGGGGACCATCGACTCCGATTACCGGGGGGAGATCTGCGTGATCCTCGTCAACCTCGGCGACGCGCCGTTTTCCATCCGCCGCGGCGACCGGATCGCGCAGCTGGTCTTCGCGCCCGTCGCACGGGGGGTGTGGCGGGAGGTGGACGATCTCGGCCGGACCCCCCGGGGCGAGGGCGGGTTCGGTCATACCGGTTAGGGGAGGGGTACCGTGATCGAGAGATACTCCAGGCCCGGAATGGCGAAGATCTGGGAAGCCGGGAACCGGTTCCGGATCTGGCTCGACATCGAGATTCTCGCCATGGAGGCGATGGCCCAAAAGGGCTGGGTTCCCGCCGACGCGCTCGCGCGGGTCCGGAAGAACGCGAAGTTCGACATCCGGCGGATCGACGAGATCGAGAAGCGGGTCAAGCACGACGTCATCGCCTTCCTTACCTCGGTCGCCGAGCACATCGGAGAAGACTCGCGGTTCCTCCACGTGGGGATGACCAGTTCGGACGTCCTCGACACCTCCTTCGCCGTGCAGATGCGCCAGGCCCTCACCCTCCTCATCCGGGAGGCGCAGAAGGTCTTCGAGGTCCTCAAGAAACGGGCCTTCGAGCACAAGGACACGGTGATGATCGGACGCACCCACGGCATCCACGCCGAGCCGGTGACGTTCGGCCTCAAGATGGCCCTGTGGGCCGACGAGATGCGCCGGAACATCACCCGGCTCAGGCGCGCCCGGGAGGTGATCTCGGTGGGGAAGCTTTCCGGCGCCGTCGGCACGTTCGCCGCCATCGACCCGTCGGTCGAGGAGTACGTCTGCCGGAAGCTGTCCTTGCGGCCCGCCCCCGTGTCGACCCAGATCGTCCAGCGGGACCGGCACGCCGAGGTCTTCGCCACGCTCGCCGTCGTCGGCTGCTCCCTGGAAAAGTTCGCCACCGAGATCCGGCACCTGCAGAGGACGGAGGTTCTCGAGGTCGAGGAGCACTTCGCGGAAGGGCAGAAAGGTTCCTCGGCGATGCCTCACAAGCGCAACCCGGTTCTGTCCGAGAACCTGTGCGGTCTCGCGCGGCTCCTCCGGGGATACGCGGTCACCGCCTTCGAGAACGTCGCCCTCTGGCACGAACGCGACATCAGCCACTCCTCGGCCGAGAGGGTGATTGCGCCGGATGCCACCATCGTGCTCGATTTCTCCCTGGCGCGCTTCCGGGAACTGATGGAGACGCTGGTCGTCTACCCCGAACGGATGAAGAGGAACATCGCGCGAACGCACGGTCTCCTCTTCTCCCAGCGGGTCATGCTGGCGCTCGCCGCCCGGGGCCTGTCGCGCGAGCGCGCGTACGAGATCGTCCAGAAATCGGCCATGGAGGCGTGGCGCAAGGAGAAAGACCTGGCCGGCCTTCTGTGGAAAGACCGCGAGGTGCGGTCGCGCATGACCCGCGAGGAGTTCCGCGAACTGTTCGCCATGAAGCATTATTTGAGGAACATCGACGCCCTGTTCGACCGCGTGTTCTGAGACCGGGGCTGCCGGAACGCCGGCGCCCTTCCGGGGCGGGCAGGCGATTCGTTCCCCAGGGGGAACCGCGGACGGGGAAAGCGCGTATCCGCGTCACGCGCGGCAGGGGGGGTTCCGTATTACAATAAAGACGCGGGGCGTTGCCGGCGGGAGATCGTCGGGCGGGGCGGCCCGGGAAATGTCACGACTGGGGGGGGATAGGGTGACAGGCCTGTTTCCGGAAATGCACGAAGAGTGCGGAATCTTCGGGGTGTACGGCCACCCGGAGGCCGCCAACCTCACCTACCTCGGGCTATACGCGCTCCAGCACCGGGGGCAGGAATCCGCGGGGATCGCCTCCTCCGACGGGAAGGTCATCACCTTCCACCGGGAGATGGGACTGGTCGCCGACATCTTTTCCGAGGACATCCTCGCGCGGCTGGCCGGCAACATCGCGATCGGGCATGTGCGATACTCCACCACCGGCACGTCCGAGCTGAAAAACGCCCAGCCTTTCGTCGTCGATTTCGAGAGCGGCTCCATCGCCATCGCCCACAACGGGAACCTGGTCAACGCCCACCGGCTCAAGAGGGACCTCGAAGTGGAGGGGTCGATCTTCCAGTCGACGATGGACACGGAAGTCATCGTCCACCTGATCGCCCGTTCGCGGGAAAGCCGGATCGAGGACCGGATCGTGGACGCCCTCTCCCGCGTCCGGGGGGCCTATTCGCTCGTTTTTCTCACCCGGGACAAGCTCATCGGGGTGCGGGATCCGCACGGGGTCCGCCCCCTCGTGTTCGGGAAGATCCGCGGGGGGTACGTCCTCTGCTCCGAGACGTGCGCTCTGGACCTCATCGAGGGCGAGTTCCTCCGGGAGGTGGAGCCGGGCGAGATGATCGTGGTCGACGAGCGCGGCGCGCGGACATCCCGGCCGTTCTTCCCCGCCGGGCCGAGGTTCTGCATTTTCGAGCACGTCTACTTCGCCCGCCCCGACTCGATCATCGGCGGCACCTCGGTCTACCAGGTGCGCAAACAGTTCGGCCGCCAGCTCGCGAAGGAGCACCCGGCGGACGCGGACATCGTCATCCCCGTGCCCGATTCGGGCGTGCCCGCGGCGCTCGGATACTCGGAGGCTTCGGGCATCCCCTTCGCGATGGGGCTGATCCGGAACCACTACGTCGGGAGGACCTTCATCGAGCCGCAGCAGTCGATCCGGCACTTCGGCGTGAAGATCAAGTTGAACGCGGTCCGGGACGTGGTGGGGGGGAAGCGGGTCATCGTGGTCGACGACTCGATCGTCCGGGGTACCACGGGGCGCAAGATCATGAAGATGATCCGGGACGCCGGGGCGAAGGAGGTCCATGTGCGGGTCAGTTCCCCGCCCACGACCCACCCGTGCTTCTACGGAATCGACACGCCCCTGCGGCGCGACCTCATCGGGGCGACCCACACCCTGGAGGAGATCAACCGGTACCTCGCCTCCGACAGCCTGGGGTACCTGAGCGTCGAGGGCCTCCACGCGTGCGTCCCCAATGGGGGGAAGGGGTATTGCGACGCCTGCTTCACGGGCGACTACATGATCCCCCTCGAGGTCGTGGAGATCGAGGAGCAACTCCCGCTGTTCCGCGGATCCGTCAGGATCTGACGGTGCAGTAACTGCGGATCGTACCTCATCCGGAGGGGAAAAGACGAATGACCGGAGACCGGGAGCGGTTCCTTGCGATTCTGAAGGAGAAAAGCTACGAGAGGAAGAAGGTGATCCTCTCTTCGGGGCGGGAGTCCGATTTCTACATCGACTGCAAGCAGGCGACGCTCGACGCGGAAGGGGCCGTCCTGACCGGCAGGCTCCTCTGCGGGATGCTGGAGGAGGGCGGGATGCCCGAGGCGGTGGGGGGGATCACGCTGGGGGCGGACCCGATCGTGACCGCCGTCTCTCTCACCAGCGCCCTCCGGGAGAACCCGATTCCCGCCTTCATCATCCGGAAGGAGCCCAAGAAGCACGGAACCTCCCAGTGGGTCGAGGGGATGAAAAACCTGCGTCCGGGCATGCGGGTGGCCATCGTGGAGGATGTGGTCACCACCGGGGCGTCCACCCTCCGGGCGATCGAGCGGGCCGAGGGGGCCGGCCTGGTGGTCTCCCGGGTGCTCTGCCTTGTCGACCGGAACGAGGGCGGCGCGGAGTTCCTGGCGGAAAAGGGATACCGCCTCGAGCCGATGTTCCGGAAAGAGGATGTGGAAAATGCGTGAGGGCGGGGGTCGCCTCCGGGTTGTTCTTCTTGCGGCCGCGGTCGCGGGCGCCGCGCTTCTGTCCGCCGGCTGCGGGACCCGCGTGATGACGCTCTACGAAAAGGTGGTGGGCTCGAAGCGGTACGCACGCAGCACCGAGGAGTTCACGCGCACCCGGGAAGTCCACGACGGGCTCGAGACGCGGTTCATCTTCTCCTCCACGTGGCTCTCCCCCGAATGGGTCCGGGCGTTTTCGGAGGAGTACGCGAACATCTACTACCTCGACCGCGAGCGGAAGGAGCAGATGATCGACCGGTGGAGAGGGGAGTCCGAGCGGTACGAGCGGTTCTTCGTCGCTCTCTTCACCCCCGACGACCGGACGAACGACCTCGACAAGGAGGGGACCCTGTGGACCCTCCACCTCGTGCGCGCGGACGAGAAGGATTTCGAGCCGGTCTACGTGAGAAAGGCCTCCCTGCGCCCCGAGGAGGTGTCCCGTTTCTTCCCCTACTCGGGGACCTGGTACCGGGCCTACGAGGTGGCGTTCCCGAAGGAGGCGGGGGAAAAGGTGGAGACCGTGACCGCCGCCCCCCGCTTCAAGCTGGTCCTTTCGGGGGTCCAGGGGCGCGCCGTCCTCGTCTGGAACTGAAAAGCATAGGGACGTTCTTAAAACTTTTCATCCTCTCTAGGCTATCCCGCCGATCGCCGGGGCCCAGGCTCGCCGGCCTCCAGAGATCCATTCCCGGGAGATCCCGGCATTCGAGGGCCGCTGCATCCCCGCCAGCTTCGTTGCCCGCCCTCACCGTACCGCGGCGGGTACGCCTCGGCCGGGCGCCTCGCCGGACGGAGCGCATCGACCCTCTCGATGCACGGGCTCTTCCGGAACGGACCCCTGGAGGCCGGGGGGCTCCGTTATCAAACGCTCGCGACCTTGCGCCCGCTCGCTGCGGTTGCGCTCGCCGGAACGATCCCCGCCCCGCGGGGATACTCCTCCCTCGCTCCACACGCCGCTCCGGGGAACCCCCCGCATCGCCTAGGGGTCCCCGGCTGTGCCGCTGCAGACGACTCGGCTAGAACCACGTGCGGCGGATGATGGTGTCCTTTCTCCCGTGCTCCTCGTCGAGGTACGGGTAGTCGATCGTGGAGTGCAGCCCGCGGCTCTCCTTCCGCTGCATGGCGCATCGGACGATCAGCTCGGCGACGGTGCTGATGTTTCTCAGCTCCAGCAGGTCCCCCGTCACCTTGAAGTTCCAGTAATACTCCGCGATCTCCTTTTTCAGCAGCTCGATCCGGTCGAGCGCCCTCTCGAG containing:
- the dut gene encoding dUTP diphosphatase; this translates as MPTGLTIPVRFVREGSRDLVPAYQTKGASGMDLRADVEGEVTIPPLGRMLIPTGISVAIPPGFEGQVRPRSGLAMRSGLTCLNSPGTIDSDYRGEICVILVNLGDAPFSIRRGDRIAQLVFAPVARGVWREVDDLGRTPRGEGGFGHTG
- the pyrE gene encoding orotate phosphoribosyltransferase; its protein translation is MTGDRERFLAILKEKSYERKKVILSSGRESDFYIDCKQATLDAEGAVLTGRLLCGMLEEGGMPEAVGGITLGADPIVTAVSLTSALRENPIPAFIIRKEPKKHGTSQWVEGMKNLRPGMRVAIVEDVVTTGASTLRAIERAEGAGLVVSRVLCLVDRNEGGAEFLAEKGYRLEPMFRKEDVENA
- a CDS encoding pitrilysin family protein, whose amino-acid sequence is MTVAKTVLGNGVTILSEYIPHLRSATVGVWVSVGSRAESPPDNGIGHFIEHMLFKGTARRQALDISREIESVGGTMNAYTDREFIFFFGKVLTKDFPLVADLLSDIYLNSLFDGQELDREKGVVLQEILMVEDSPEDLMHDFFHESYWGGHPLGLPIQGTSGSVAAFTRERVTEYFRDRFWRRGVIVSVVGNVPHERVVGEFERVMGLLRLGERHVPDPPPLPQRGVFLKERPIEQLHLCLGAPAVSRASEERYAAHILNAILGGSMSSRLFQEIREKRGLAYSVFSSLSSYADTGILKICAGTTPDKGRDVLGVTGEILADLAAGRIREEEIVLAKELIKGSMLLSMESAEFRMTRLAVHEMFLGRLEEPEEEIRKLDAVMPDRLRDLAATMLLRERFSLAAVGDLADAASLSF
- the purB gene encoding adenylosuccinate lyase, encoding MIERYSRPGMAKIWEAGNRFRIWLDIEILAMEAMAQKGWVPADALARVRKNAKFDIRRIDEIEKRVKHDVIAFLTSVAEHIGEDSRFLHVGMTSSDVLDTSFAVQMRQALTLLIREAQKVFEVLKKRAFEHKDTVMIGRTHGIHAEPVTFGLKMALWADEMRRNITRLRRAREVISVGKLSGAVGTFAAIDPSVEEYVCRKLSLRPAPVSTQIVQRDRHAEVFATLAVVGCSLEKFATEIRHLQRTEVLEVEEHFAEGQKGSSAMPHKRNPVLSENLCGLARLLRGYAVTAFENVALWHERDISHSSAERVIAPDATIVLDFSLARFRELMETLVVYPERMKRNIARTHGLLFSQRVMLALAARGLSRERAYEIVQKSAMEAWRKEKDLAGLLWKDREVRSRMTREEFRELFAMKHYLRNIDALFDRVF
- the purF gene encoding amidophosphoribosyltransferase; this translates as MTGLFPEMHEECGIFGVYGHPEAANLTYLGLYALQHRGQESAGIASSDGKVITFHREMGLVADIFSEDILARLAGNIAIGHVRYSTTGTSELKNAQPFVVDFESGSIAIAHNGNLVNAHRLKRDLEVEGSIFQSTMDTEVIVHLIARSRESRIEDRIVDALSRVRGAYSLVFLTRDKLIGVRDPHGVRPLVFGKIRGGYVLCSETCALDLIEGEFLREVEPGEMIVVDERGARTSRPFFPAGPRFCIFEHVYFARPDSIIGGTSVYQVRKQFGRQLAKEHPADADIVIPVPDSGVPAALGYSEASGIPFAMGLIRNHYVGRTFIEPQQSIRHFGVKIKLNAVRDVVGGKRVIVVDDSIVRGTTGRKIMKMIRDAGAKEVHVRVSSPPTTHPCFYGIDTPLRRDLIGATHTLEEINRYLASDSLGYLSVEGLHACVPNGGKGYCDACFTGDYMIPLEVVEIEEQLPLFRGSVRI